The Parus major isolate Abel chromosome 5, Parus_major1.1, whole genome shotgun sequence genome contains a region encoding:
- the CD6 gene encoding T-cell differentiation antigen CD6 isoform X5: MGVLHLLLVALSAVASSQETTGPPNTPAGNTSVTPGPRPLRLAGGRSRCEGRVELEQEGTWGTVCDDGWDILDADVVCRQLWCGHAVRAPGNASFGRGHGPILRDEVGCKGHERDLWECPAALEHDCSHKEDASVVCSEHQEWRLSGGRDGCAGRVEVFFRGTWSTVCNSTWYDTEATVLCRTLGCGDVLQRPSFAHTLPGKMVYLCGSLQPSLAQCRWTFNKSAPCYQSWAAGVICNGSQGLETSTPMAEVTPRNVTVLHAEEGTPTLGTPPPDSPLFVLCLVLAALLLLSVLAFPATLLRLRKKSATSSLGIPTPVLVTHSYQNHSVPSGIPNDYRKTPTNLPKGSDSLRQHPREDLLPLRPSQDRVEPFPGDGMTQERARPESPCRSSSSSSSSTGPNWNGSIPTPARGPQWHQAGTGHGYSTAPPAAAAPVPSQPWVPAAPADPDGSSSTSSGEWYENVQETEPPGDPSSHPGSVIAGWSDPSYPSGEHVEDPDFSEGSDYDDIHSSAY, from the exons ATGGGGGTGCTCCACCTGCTCTTGGTGGCTCTTTCTGCCGTGGCATCTTCACAAG AAACAACAGGACCTCCCAATACTCCGGCTGGGAACACCTCAGTGACACCGG GTCCCAGACCTCTCCGGCTGGCGGGTGGCCGGAGCCGCTGCGAGGGCCgggtggagctggagcaggaggggacaTGGGGGACAGTGTGTGACGATGGCTGGGACATTCTTGACGCCGACGTCGTGTGCCGCCAACTCTGGTGTGGCCACGCTGTGAGAGCCCCCGGCAACGCCTCCTTCGGCCGTGGACACGGCCCCATCCTCCGGGATGAGGTGGGATGCAAGGGACACGAGCGGGACCTCTGGGAATGTCCGGCCGCTCTGGAGCACGACTGCAGCCACAAGGAGGATGCCAGCGTGGTTTGctcag AACACCAGGAGTGGCGGCTCTCCGGAGGCCGGGATGGATGTGCCGGCAGGGTGGAGGTGTTTTTCCGTGGCACTTGGAGCACGGTGTGTAACAGCACCTGGTATGACACTGAGGCCACGGTGCTGTGCCGGACgctgggatgtggggatgtgCTCCAGCGGCCCTCCTTCGCACACACGCTTCCCGGGAAGATGGTGTACTTGTGTGGGAGCCTGCAGCCCTCCCTGGCACAGTGCCGCTGGACCTTCAATAAATCCGCTCCGTGTTACCAATCCTGGGCCGCCGGGGTCATCTGCAACG GCTCCCAGGGTTTGGAGACGTCAACGCCCATGGCTGAGGTGACACCCAGGAATGTCACTGTCCTGCACG CCGAGGAGGGGACCCCAACCTTGGGGACACCACCACCAGACAGTCCCCTTTTTGtcctgtgcctggtgctggcagcgctgctcctgctctccGTGCTGGCCTTTCCCGCCACCCTGCTGAGGCTGAGGAAGAAGAGCG CCACATCCTCCTTGGGAATACCCACGCCGGTCCTGGTGACCCACAGCTACCAGAACCACAGTGTACCCTCTGGAATCCCCAACGACTACAGGAAAACCCCCACCAACCTTCCCAAAGGATCAG aCTCCCTGCGCCAGCATCCCAGGGAGGATCTTCTCCCTCTGAgacccagccaggacagggtgGAGCCATTCCCTGGAGATGGTATGACACAAG AGCGGGCCAGGCCAGAGTCCCCATGCCGCAGTTCCTCCAGCTCATCCTCATCCACAGGGCCCAATTGGAATGGCAGCATTCCCACCCCTGCCCGTGGCCCCCAGTGGCACCAGGCAGGCACTGGCCATGGCTACAGCACAG ctcccccgGCAGCAGCCGCCCCagtgccctcccagccctgggtaCCTGCAGCTCCGGCAGATCCCGAcggcagctccagcacctcctcGGGAGAGTGGTACGAGAACGTGCAGGAGACAGAGCCCCCTGGAGACCCCTCCTCACATCCTG GCTCTGTTATTGCAGGCTGGTCAGATCCATCCTATCCCTCAGGGGAACACGTGGAGGATCCCGACTTTTCCGAAGGCAGCGACTACGACGACATCCACAGCTCTGCCTACTGA
- the CD6 gene encoding T-cell differentiation antigen CD6 isoform X1, whose amino-acid sequence MGVLHLLLVALSAVASSQETTGPPNTPAGNTSVTPGPRPLRLAGGRSRCEGRVELEQEGTWGTVCDDGWDILDADVVCRQLWCGHAVRAPGNASFGRGHGPILRDEVGCKGHERDLWECPAALEHDCSHKEDASVVCSEHQEWRLSGGRDGCAGRVEVFFRGTWSTVCNSTWYDTEATVLCRTLGCGDVLQRPSFAHTLPGKMVYLCGSLQPSLAQCRWTFNKSAPCYQSWAAGVICNGSQGLETSTPMAEVTPRNVTVLHAEEGTPTLGTPPPDSPLFVLCLVLAALLLLSVLAFPATLLRLRKKSATSSLGIPTPVLVTHSYQNHSVPSGIPNDYRKTPTNLPKGSDHLVTAISKDSDSDSEYYEFSSKPPVALSTFYNSLRQHPREDLLPLRPSQDRVEPFPGDGMTQERARPESPCRSSSSSSSSTGPNWNGSIPTPARGPQWHQAGTGHGYSTAPPAAAAPVPSQPWVPAAPADPDGSSSTSSGEWYENVQETEPPGDPSSHPGSVIAGWSDPSYPSGEHVEDPDFSEGSDYDDIHSSAY is encoded by the exons ATGGGGGTGCTCCACCTGCTCTTGGTGGCTCTTTCTGCCGTGGCATCTTCACAAG AAACAACAGGACCTCCCAATACTCCGGCTGGGAACACCTCAGTGACACCGG GTCCCAGACCTCTCCGGCTGGCGGGTGGCCGGAGCCGCTGCGAGGGCCgggtggagctggagcaggaggggacaTGGGGGACAGTGTGTGACGATGGCTGGGACATTCTTGACGCCGACGTCGTGTGCCGCCAACTCTGGTGTGGCCACGCTGTGAGAGCCCCCGGCAACGCCTCCTTCGGCCGTGGACACGGCCCCATCCTCCGGGATGAGGTGGGATGCAAGGGACACGAGCGGGACCTCTGGGAATGTCCGGCCGCTCTGGAGCACGACTGCAGCCACAAGGAGGATGCCAGCGTGGTTTGctcag AACACCAGGAGTGGCGGCTCTCCGGAGGCCGGGATGGATGTGCCGGCAGGGTGGAGGTGTTTTTCCGTGGCACTTGGAGCACGGTGTGTAACAGCACCTGGTATGACACTGAGGCCACGGTGCTGTGCCGGACgctgggatgtggggatgtgCTCCAGCGGCCCTCCTTCGCACACACGCTTCCCGGGAAGATGGTGTACTTGTGTGGGAGCCTGCAGCCCTCCCTGGCACAGTGCCGCTGGACCTTCAATAAATCCGCTCCGTGTTACCAATCCTGGGCCGCCGGGGTCATCTGCAACG GCTCCCAGGGTTTGGAGACGTCAACGCCCATGGCTGAGGTGACACCCAGGAATGTCACTGTCCTGCACG CCGAGGAGGGGACCCCAACCTTGGGGACACCACCACCAGACAGTCCCCTTTTTGtcctgtgcctggtgctggcagcgctgctcctgctctccGTGCTGGCCTTTCCCGCCACCCTGCTGAGGCTGAGGAAGAAGAGCG CCACATCCTCCTTGGGAATACCCACGCCGGTCCTGGTGACCCACAGCTACCAGAACCACAGTGTACCCTCTGGAATCCCCAACGACTACAGGAAAACCCCCACCAACCTTCCCAAAGGATCAG ACCATCTGGTCACAGCCATTTCCAAGGATTCTGATTCTGACTCGGAATATTATGAGTTCAGCAGCAAGCCTCCTGTCGCCCTGTCCACCTTCTACA aCTCCCTGCGCCAGCATCCCAGGGAGGATCTTCTCCCTCTGAgacccagccaggacagggtgGAGCCATTCCCTGGAGATGGTATGACACAAG AGCGGGCCAGGCCAGAGTCCCCATGCCGCAGTTCCTCCAGCTCATCCTCATCCACAGGGCCCAATTGGAATGGCAGCATTCCCACCCCTGCCCGTGGCCCCCAGTGGCACCAGGCAGGCACTGGCCATGGCTACAGCACAG ctcccccgGCAGCAGCCGCCCCagtgccctcccagccctgggtaCCTGCAGCTCCGGCAGATCCCGAcggcagctccagcacctcctcGGGAGAGTGGTACGAGAACGTGCAGGAGACAGAGCCCCCTGGAGACCCCTCCTCACATCCTG GCTCTGTTATTGCAGGCTGGTCAGATCCATCCTATCCCTCAGGGGAACACGTGGAGGATCCCGACTTTTCCGAAGGCAGCGACTACGACGACATCCACAGCTCTGCCTACTGA
- the CD6 gene encoding T-cell differentiation antigen CD6 isoform X4: protein MGVLHLLLVALSAVASSQETTGPPNTPAGNTSVTPGPRPLRLAGGRSRCEGRVELEQEGTWGTVCDDGWDILDADVVCRQLWCGHAVRAPGNASFGRGHGPILRDEVGCKGHERDLWECPAALEHDCSHKEDASVVCSEHQEWRLSGGRDGCAGRVEVFFRGTWSTVCNSTWYDTEATVLCRTLGCGDVLQRPSFAHTLPGKMVYLCGSLQPSLAQCRWTFNKSAPCYQSWAAGVICNGSQGLETSTPMAEVTPRNVTVLHAEEGTPTLGTPPPDSPLFVLCLVLAALLLLSVLAFPATLLRLRKKSATSSLGIPTPVLVTHSYQNHSVPSGIPNDYRKTPTNLPKGSDHLVTAISKDSDSDSEYYEFSSKPPVALSTFYNSLRQHPREDLLPLRPSQDRVEPFPGDGMTQERARPESPCRSSSSSSSSTGPNWNGSIPTPARGPQWHQAGTGHGYSTAPPAAAAPVPSQPWVPAAPADPDGSSSTSSGEWYENVQETEPPGDPSSHPGEHVEDPDFSEGSDYDDIHSSAY from the exons ATGGGGGTGCTCCACCTGCTCTTGGTGGCTCTTTCTGCCGTGGCATCTTCACAAG AAACAACAGGACCTCCCAATACTCCGGCTGGGAACACCTCAGTGACACCGG GTCCCAGACCTCTCCGGCTGGCGGGTGGCCGGAGCCGCTGCGAGGGCCgggtggagctggagcaggaggggacaTGGGGGACAGTGTGTGACGATGGCTGGGACATTCTTGACGCCGACGTCGTGTGCCGCCAACTCTGGTGTGGCCACGCTGTGAGAGCCCCCGGCAACGCCTCCTTCGGCCGTGGACACGGCCCCATCCTCCGGGATGAGGTGGGATGCAAGGGACACGAGCGGGACCTCTGGGAATGTCCGGCCGCTCTGGAGCACGACTGCAGCCACAAGGAGGATGCCAGCGTGGTTTGctcag AACACCAGGAGTGGCGGCTCTCCGGAGGCCGGGATGGATGTGCCGGCAGGGTGGAGGTGTTTTTCCGTGGCACTTGGAGCACGGTGTGTAACAGCACCTGGTATGACACTGAGGCCACGGTGCTGTGCCGGACgctgggatgtggggatgtgCTCCAGCGGCCCTCCTTCGCACACACGCTTCCCGGGAAGATGGTGTACTTGTGTGGGAGCCTGCAGCCCTCCCTGGCACAGTGCCGCTGGACCTTCAATAAATCCGCTCCGTGTTACCAATCCTGGGCCGCCGGGGTCATCTGCAACG GCTCCCAGGGTTTGGAGACGTCAACGCCCATGGCTGAGGTGACACCCAGGAATGTCACTGTCCTGCACG CCGAGGAGGGGACCCCAACCTTGGGGACACCACCACCAGACAGTCCCCTTTTTGtcctgtgcctggtgctggcagcgctgctcctgctctccGTGCTGGCCTTTCCCGCCACCCTGCTGAGGCTGAGGAAGAAGAGCG CCACATCCTCCTTGGGAATACCCACGCCGGTCCTGGTGACCCACAGCTACCAGAACCACAGTGTACCCTCTGGAATCCCCAACGACTACAGGAAAACCCCCACCAACCTTCCCAAAGGATCAG ACCATCTGGTCACAGCCATTTCCAAGGATTCTGATTCTGACTCGGAATATTATGAGTTCAGCAGCAAGCCTCCTGTCGCCCTGTCCACCTTCTACA aCTCCCTGCGCCAGCATCCCAGGGAGGATCTTCTCCCTCTGAgacccagccaggacagggtgGAGCCATTCCCTGGAGATGGTATGACACAAG AGCGGGCCAGGCCAGAGTCCCCATGCCGCAGTTCCTCCAGCTCATCCTCATCCACAGGGCCCAATTGGAATGGCAGCATTCCCACCCCTGCCCGTGGCCCCCAGTGGCACCAGGCAGGCACTGGCCATGGCTACAGCACAG ctcccccgGCAGCAGCCGCCCCagtgccctcccagccctgggtaCCTGCAGCTCCGGCAGATCCCGAcggcagctccagcacctcctcGGGAGAGTGGTACGAGAACGTGCAGGAGACAGAGCCCCCTGGAGACCCCTCCTCACATCCTG GGGAACACGTGGAGGATCCCGACTTTTCCGAAGGCAGCGACTACGACGACATCCACAGCTCTGCCTACTGA
- the CD6 gene encoding T-cell differentiation antigen CD6 isoform X3, whose product MGVLHLLLVALSAVASSQETTGPPNTPAGNTSVTPGPRPLRLAGGRSRCEGRVELEQEGTWGTVCDDGWDILDADVVCRQLWCGHAVRAPGNASFGRGHGPILRDEVGCKGHERDLWECPAALEHDCSHKEDASVVCSEHQEWRLSGGRDGCAGRVEVFFRGTWSTVCNSTWYDTEATVLCRTLGCGDVLQRPSFAHTLPGKMVYLCGSLQPSLAQCRWTFNKSAPCYQSWAAGVICNGSQGLETSTPMAEVTPRNVTVLHAEEGTPTLGTPPPDSPLFVLCLVLAALLLLSVLAFPATLLRLRKKSATSSLGIPTPVLVTHSYQNHSVPSGIPNDYRKTPTNLPKGSDHLVTAISKDSDSDSEYYEFSSKPPVALSTFYNSLRQHPREDLLPLRPSQDRVEPFPGDGMTQERARPESPCRSSSSSSSSTGPNWNGSIPTPARGPQWHQAGTGHGYSTAPPAAAAPVPSQPWVPAAPADPDGSSSTSSGEWYENVQETEPPGDPSSHPDPSYPSGEHVEDPDFSEGSDYDDIHSSAY is encoded by the exons ATGGGGGTGCTCCACCTGCTCTTGGTGGCTCTTTCTGCCGTGGCATCTTCACAAG AAACAACAGGACCTCCCAATACTCCGGCTGGGAACACCTCAGTGACACCGG GTCCCAGACCTCTCCGGCTGGCGGGTGGCCGGAGCCGCTGCGAGGGCCgggtggagctggagcaggaggggacaTGGGGGACAGTGTGTGACGATGGCTGGGACATTCTTGACGCCGACGTCGTGTGCCGCCAACTCTGGTGTGGCCACGCTGTGAGAGCCCCCGGCAACGCCTCCTTCGGCCGTGGACACGGCCCCATCCTCCGGGATGAGGTGGGATGCAAGGGACACGAGCGGGACCTCTGGGAATGTCCGGCCGCTCTGGAGCACGACTGCAGCCACAAGGAGGATGCCAGCGTGGTTTGctcag AACACCAGGAGTGGCGGCTCTCCGGAGGCCGGGATGGATGTGCCGGCAGGGTGGAGGTGTTTTTCCGTGGCACTTGGAGCACGGTGTGTAACAGCACCTGGTATGACACTGAGGCCACGGTGCTGTGCCGGACgctgggatgtggggatgtgCTCCAGCGGCCCTCCTTCGCACACACGCTTCCCGGGAAGATGGTGTACTTGTGTGGGAGCCTGCAGCCCTCCCTGGCACAGTGCCGCTGGACCTTCAATAAATCCGCTCCGTGTTACCAATCCTGGGCCGCCGGGGTCATCTGCAACG GCTCCCAGGGTTTGGAGACGTCAACGCCCATGGCTGAGGTGACACCCAGGAATGTCACTGTCCTGCACG CCGAGGAGGGGACCCCAACCTTGGGGACACCACCACCAGACAGTCCCCTTTTTGtcctgtgcctggtgctggcagcgctgctcctgctctccGTGCTGGCCTTTCCCGCCACCCTGCTGAGGCTGAGGAAGAAGAGCG CCACATCCTCCTTGGGAATACCCACGCCGGTCCTGGTGACCCACAGCTACCAGAACCACAGTGTACCCTCTGGAATCCCCAACGACTACAGGAAAACCCCCACCAACCTTCCCAAAGGATCAG ACCATCTGGTCACAGCCATTTCCAAGGATTCTGATTCTGACTCGGAATATTATGAGTTCAGCAGCAAGCCTCCTGTCGCCCTGTCCACCTTCTACA aCTCCCTGCGCCAGCATCCCAGGGAGGATCTTCTCCCTCTGAgacccagccaggacagggtgGAGCCATTCCCTGGAGATGGTATGACACAAG AGCGGGCCAGGCCAGAGTCCCCATGCCGCAGTTCCTCCAGCTCATCCTCATCCACAGGGCCCAATTGGAATGGCAGCATTCCCACCCCTGCCCGTGGCCCCCAGTGGCACCAGGCAGGCACTGGCCATGGCTACAGCACAG ctcccccgGCAGCAGCCGCCCCagtgccctcccagccctgggtaCCTGCAGCTCCGGCAGATCCCGAcggcagctccagcacctcctcGGGAGAGTGGTACGAGAACGTGCAGGAGACAGAGCCCCCTGGAGACCCCTCCTCACATCCTG ATCCATCCTATCCCTCAGGGGAACACGTGGAGGATCCCGACTTTTCCGAAGGCAGCGACTACGACGACATCCACAGCTCTGCCTACTGA
- the CD6 gene encoding T-cell differentiation antigen CD6 isoform X2 yields MGVLHLLLVALSAVASSQETTGPPNTPAGNTSVTPGPRPLRLAGGRSRCEGRVELEQEGTWGTVCDDGWDILDADVVCRQLWCGHAVRAPGNASFGRGHGPILRDEVGCKGHERDLWECPAALEHDCSHKEDASVVCSEHQEWRLSGGRDGCAGRVEVFFRGTWSTVCNSTWYDTEATVLCRTLGCGDVLQRPSFAHTLPGKMVYLCGSLQPSLAQCRWTFNKSAPCYQSWAAGVICNGSQGLETSTPMAEVTPRNVTVLHAEEGTPTLGTPPPDSPLFVLCLVLAALLLLSVLAFPATLLRLRKKSATSSLGIPTPVLVTHSYQNHSVPSGIPNDYRKTPTNLPKGSDHLVTAISKDSDSDSEYYEFSSKPPVALSTFYNSLRQHPREDLLPLRPSQDRVEPFPGDGMTQERARPESPCRSSSSSSSSTGPNWNGSIPTPARGPQWHQAGTGHGYSTAPPAAAAPVPSQPWVPAAPADPDGSSSTSSGEWYENVQETEPPGDPSSHPGWSDPSYPSGEHVEDPDFSEGSDYDDIHSSAY; encoded by the exons ATGGGGGTGCTCCACCTGCTCTTGGTGGCTCTTTCTGCCGTGGCATCTTCACAAG AAACAACAGGACCTCCCAATACTCCGGCTGGGAACACCTCAGTGACACCGG GTCCCAGACCTCTCCGGCTGGCGGGTGGCCGGAGCCGCTGCGAGGGCCgggtggagctggagcaggaggggacaTGGGGGACAGTGTGTGACGATGGCTGGGACATTCTTGACGCCGACGTCGTGTGCCGCCAACTCTGGTGTGGCCACGCTGTGAGAGCCCCCGGCAACGCCTCCTTCGGCCGTGGACACGGCCCCATCCTCCGGGATGAGGTGGGATGCAAGGGACACGAGCGGGACCTCTGGGAATGTCCGGCCGCTCTGGAGCACGACTGCAGCCACAAGGAGGATGCCAGCGTGGTTTGctcag AACACCAGGAGTGGCGGCTCTCCGGAGGCCGGGATGGATGTGCCGGCAGGGTGGAGGTGTTTTTCCGTGGCACTTGGAGCACGGTGTGTAACAGCACCTGGTATGACACTGAGGCCACGGTGCTGTGCCGGACgctgggatgtggggatgtgCTCCAGCGGCCCTCCTTCGCACACACGCTTCCCGGGAAGATGGTGTACTTGTGTGGGAGCCTGCAGCCCTCCCTGGCACAGTGCCGCTGGACCTTCAATAAATCCGCTCCGTGTTACCAATCCTGGGCCGCCGGGGTCATCTGCAACG GCTCCCAGGGTTTGGAGACGTCAACGCCCATGGCTGAGGTGACACCCAGGAATGTCACTGTCCTGCACG CCGAGGAGGGGACCCCAACCTTGGGGACACCACCACCAGACAGTCCCCTTTTTGtcctgtgcctggtgctggcagcgctgctcctgctctccGTGCTGGCCTTTCCCGCCACCCTGCTGAGGCTGAGGAAGAAGAGCG CCACATCCTCCTTGGGAATACCCACGCCGGTCCTGGTGACCCACAGCTACCAGAACCACAGTGTACCCTCTGGAATCCCCAACGACTACAGGAAAACCCCCACCAACCTTCCCAAAGGATCAG ACCATCTGGTCACAGCCATTTCCAAGGATTCTGATTCTGACTCGGAATATTATGAGTTCAGCAGCAAGCCTCCTGTCGCCCTGTCCACCTTCTACA aCTCCCTGCGCCAGCATCCCAGGGAGGATCTTCTCCCTCTGAgacccagccaggacagggtgGAGCCATTCCCTGGAGATGGTATGACACAAG AGCGGGCCAGGCCAGAGTCCCCATGCCGCAGTTCCTCCAGCTCATCCTCATCCACAGGGCCCAATTGGAATGGCAGCATTCCCACCCCTGCCCGTGGCCCCCAGTGGCACCAGGCAGGCACTGGCCATGGCTACAGCACAG ctcccccgGCAGCAGCCGCCCCagtgccctcccagccctgggtaCCTGCAGCTCCGGCAGATCCCGAcggcagctccagcacctcctcGGGAGAGTGGTACGAGAACGTGCAGGAGACAGAGCCCCCTGGAGACCCCTCCTCACATCCTG GCTGGTCAGATCCATCCTATCCCTCAGGGGAACACGTGGAGGATCCCGACTTTTCCGAAGGCAGCGACTACGACGACATCCACAGCTCTGCCTACTGA